TTCCACCTTGGGCCTGCATTGCTTGGCTGCTAGCTGCTCCTCTACCCTGGACCTGCATAGCCTGGATGCTAGCTGCTCCTCTACCCTGGACCTGCATAGCCTGGATGCTAGCTGCTCCTCTACCTTGGACCTGCACATCCTGGCTGCTGGCTGCTCCTCTACTCTGGGCTTGCACAGCCTGGCTGCTAGCTGTTTCTTCATCCTAGGCCTGCACTGCCTGGCTGCTTGCTGCTCCTCTACCCTGGACCTGCACAGCCTGGCTGTTAGCTGCTCCTCTACTCTGGACCTGCACATCCTGGTTGCTGGCTGCTCCTCTACTCTGGGCCTGCACAGCCTGGCTGCTAGCTGTTTCTTCATCCTAGGCCTGCACTGCCTGGCTGCTTGCTGCTCCTCTGCCTTGGACCTGCACAGCCTGGCTGCTGGCTGCTCCTCTGCACTGGGCCTGCACCGCCTGGCTGCTGGCTGCTTTTCTATCCCAGGCCTTTGCCAACTGGCTGCAGGCTGTTTTTTCCATTCTGGGCCTGCTCTGCCTGGCTGCTAGCTGCTTTTCTACCTTGGGCCTGCACGGCCTGGCTGCTGCCCTTGACTGCAATTCCAATACCAAAATTGCTGATCCTACCTGGTATAACTTTCAATTTAAATATGCATTTTCCAAGTGTATTGTTGTGCCTTCTGCTCATTTTTCACAATTCTTACAAAAGTCTTGATGAATTGTCTACTTGTAATTTTGGAAAGACTCAGGGTGTCCATACTTATGAACATATTCGAGTTAATGTGAACTACGATCATAACAAATCAACTGCCCCTACGTATAAAATGCCAAtatcaaaactaaaaaatgtgtgtgtcctACAACCTTGGGTCATAAAACAACTCCTTAGTTTCCTAATTTTATATGATTATTTTTCACTTAATGAAACCTCTATTATGTTACTTTCAATTGAGATTGTGTCTAAAAACACAATTCCCAACCGTTTTGGAAATCAAAGACGACTAATTATTCTGTTACTCTTATTATCTGGAAATATACAACCAAACCCTGGCCCAGAGGTTCAAACTCCATCTGACTTTAAGTTTTTACCTGGCCTTAAAATAATTCATCTTAATGTTCGTAGTCTTCTACCTAAAATTGATCAAGTTCGAATCTGGGTAAGGTCAACAGGAGCAGATATGGTTGTTATTTCTGAAACATGGCTAAACAAGTCTATATCTGACAATGATATTTGCATAAATGGCTTTCAAATCTTTCGTGTTGATAGACTAGCTAAGGGTGGGGGAATTGCCATTTATATAAGTACATCTCTCCATGTGGATTTGTTACAAGCTGAATCTCTCTGTAAACAATTTGAACTTTTAATGCTGAAAGTTGAAATTGCCAAGGGTTTACATGTAAATGTTGTGGGATGTTATAGGCCTCCTTCTGCCAACTCTAATGCACTCCAATTACTAAAGGATTCTCTATTTAAGCTTGATTCAGATGAAACTATACTAATTGGAGATTTAAATTGGGACTGGCTTAGCCCAAAATCTGacgattttaaaattgtatgtgATCAATTAAATCTAACACAATTGATTGCATCTCCTACTCGTCCAAATAATAAGTGTCTCTCAAAGTCAACATTGATTGATCTGATTTTAACAAATGCCCCACATAAATACTGTTCAACTGGGGTCTTTTGCAATGATCTCAGTGACCACTGTATTGTAGCCACTGTTAGAAATACCAAAATGGATAAAAGAAAACCACGAGTCATTataaaaagagatttaaaacattttaatgaacaGGCATTTTACCATGAACATTTTTAAGTGCCAATGGAACAGAATTGACCTCATTCCAGATGTTGAAACAGCTTGGTCATTTTTCTATGAGTGTTTCATGGCTATTGTTAATAAGCACGCCCCCTTTAAGAAATTTAGAGTTAAAGgtacactgaaaaaagtgaaactACTGTGTCATTCATTTAACGTGCATTTTTACATTGGACCAAGTGAAAAATCATGGTTTCGGGTTTGAACCTGTTTTGTTCAGTTTGTCTTTAAGCAAAAAACGAACCAGCTAGACCAACTTAAAGAAACAGTTTTACTTAAATAGTGTTTTCACTTCAATCTGGAGGTTTTCATGTCATGTGACCACATGACGTCACATTAGCTTGCTCCCTGCTCGTGAATTTGCCGTCCGTGGTCCGCCATTACCAGCTTCGAATGGGAAGACCATCTGTGGCCCAGGACATCGCTTTTAGATAAGGTCAGTATCACAAATTGTGTTATTTTGCCGGAAAACaagttgttttaatttgcatttatGTTTAGTGGCAGAATGGATAACTTGAAAACTTGTAAAAACTTACTTTACAGTCAACTGTGTTTGTGCACGTGTTAGCTAAAGCTAGCTAAACCAGGCTATTGCAAAGCCAAATGTTGCCTCTATTTTACAAATGCAACGTTAATTTTGTTGTTAATATTATTTGACTGTGATGTAAGTGTAGTGTGATAAGTCTTGTTTTTCTATAGTGCTTACATAAACTATAACGCTAGCTCCTTTCGCACATGTACCGCAATTGTGAACTAAGTTAGAAATTAACAACAAGAGCTATAACATTTATGTTATATGAGAAGGCAAATATCCAAATCCGTGTGAATGaagccgttttttttttgtttagtacAACTTTGTAAAATAGCTGTTTGGAGTAACGGCAGAAGAGGGGCGAGTCTGGACATGTTTCACCGAGGGCGGGGCTGCTCACCCCGCTACACACGGGCtggcagcagagcagagaacaagGTGAAACTACGCAGACACATTTTAGAGAAGTGACGTGCTCCTGGCTGTAAGTGGCTTAAACAACCGAAATAACAATAAAGTAACTATTGATTACAACTATTTTGACATATTTGGCGCTGGCTGCCTGGCCCCGTCTCTCTTCCACTGCCGACATGATGACAGTCAGTTTGCTTACTGCATGCAACGTAACGTTTATGGTTGAGTCTGAAGTTATTTCAGACATGCACCCCTATTTAATAACAAGAAGGCAATTTAACGTGTCTGTTTCGTGTCTGGACAGCGCCTCATCTCTCTGAAGAGATGCATACAAGCATAAGGTTGTATATGGGTGTGGGGTTaaaactgaaacattttcttatttattttaactactttattttataaatgtcttatttaattGTCAGACAATGCACCCTATATTCTAAGAATGTCCCCTTAACCTTTAGTTACTCCTTGTGTAGTTCTAATctgataaaatattttttattgtagtaTCTGTGTAATACTCTAACACGTTATTTAATTCATAGAAATTTAGAAATTATGGTGTGCATCATATATTTTGCTAAATAGTTTCTTGTTAAACTATAGAACAGTGGTCGGCAGCAGTAATATCGCAGCCAGATTGCTTTGATAgcagaaaaatttaaaataaataaattgatagCGGCTGGTGCTGAAACAGATCAGTTACTCACAGTTACTCACTTAATTACTTCCTCTTTAGTTATTGTGCCTCCCACAAAAAAAGCGCAAGAACGTTTTTGCCTGACTTATTTGCCGACCCCTGCTATAGATTATATAGGATCCTGTGTATAATAATTGTTAGTTGGGATTTGTTATTCAGGGACTGTTTCAGTATATTTCTGAACTGTTAActaaaatttttatttaatttctaattTTATACTCttatacacaaaataaatagcTCAGCTTCTAAATACCAcaccaaatgaaaaaaagtatcTGCACTTAAAATGAATTAGCACTTTTGCATATGAAATAAATCCTCAAAGGCCTGCTATTTTAATTTCTACTAAGAAAGCATGTGGCCCTAGCGGTTTGACTTAAATATTCAGAATTTCCTAAAGTTAATATTGACTGTGTAAACCAGAATTGTCAAATAGCGAGTTGTTAATCAATAATTTGTGAATATGAATTTAATGTAAGTTATGGAAATATTTTTACTACAactaatattgttttgttttttcttgttttgactAGATTTTTGGATGGGCAGACATGGCAGTCAAAAGGCCAGCCAAGTTGCAGGTTATTCTGAATCCTGATGACACCAGAAAGCTAATTCTGCCTGATGGAATTCCAGAGTCAATGGAGCAGCTTATGGATGAAGTCAGGAAAGTGTGTGGGCTAAGTGGCAATTTAAGACTGCAGTACCAAGACAGAGATTTGCTAGTTAATAGAGATGCACTAGTTAACTTGACATCTACTGCGGAAGGAGAGGCCAACCACATACCTGACATTCCAACAGGGGAGACCCCAGAAAAATTGGAAAATGAGAGACTGTCCCTTTTAACTGAAGCAAAAAAGTGCAACAATCGTGCAGTGATAAAGGCCAAAATGGACAAGACTTTTTCTCTGCGGAGAGAGGACATTTTGGCAAAGGAATCAGAAGTGGAAGAGCTGAAGGAGAGATGGCCTGCATTGTTCACAATGGATGAGGCAAGTAACTTTTCAGGTGTGCAAACCTGTCACCTTCGGCAAAATTTGccatttttaaaccaaaatagGTCATTTATGCAATTCATGTTGATCTGatgagtttttttgggggggggggggggcttggacACCAAAGAACTGATTGGTTGACTTGGTAGCATTGCATTTCTTCCTGTATTTCAACATTAACTTTAGCGATACTTGTTAGCTAGTTGAAGGTGAGCcgcaaaaaataaatcagtgttTAGGAAACACAGAAAAATTGAATCAAAATGCATGTTTGTCTAACCCAAGATATCACACACTTGTcatgtatttacatttgttctttttcttttttaaagatcaaTGCCGAGTTTATGAGAATAACAACTGTTCCACTTCAACCGCGATTCTTGGCTTCACAGCACCACAGCAAGCTGATAGAGATCATCAGAAACAAAGGAGGAGTTGTCAGAGAGAAGACCCGAAATACACTGAATGTTCTTGATCAGGTATGAACTTCCTCAAGATATCTAAATGTATTACTGATATCACATATATATTGGGGTGGCAGTCGCTCAGTCCATAAGGACTTGGCTGGAAAGCGGAGGGTTGCCGGTTTGTGTCCAGCTCGGACCAGAGATagggagtgtggactggtagctggaaagATGCCAGTTCACTTCCTTGGCACTGCCGAAGGTGGCATTGAGCAAGCTCCTGAACCCCCCTCGCTCTGCCATctctccatgtgtttgtgtatgtgcatgtgtgtgtatttcagacctgtgtgtgtgtgtgtgtgtgtgtgtgtgtgtgtgtgtgtgtgtgtgtatgtgtgtataatatacTAGCattaacaacagagtgaaaaaacattttagtctttttttcttctaaatagaAACATTGTAACTAGAAGAAATAGAAACAGTGTTTATGTTATTAACAAGTTTAATTGTGCCttgtaacctttttttccaattcattTGTAAATCAAAGCTACTATATTTTCACATAGCACATACACGTGTGCATTGTGTATTGTTTGCATCAATAAAGATGCAAAATTGGACTACTTAataatgcattgtgtgtgtttgcactctCACTTAGAGCCTCGATGTGAATCAAAAAAGGGAGTGTCTGCTGAAATGCCTTATTGTGTACCTTGGTGAAGATGTGGACAAGCTTATCAAGGAGTATCGGGTAAGTACTTTTGCATTTATCACGTAATCTTTAGACAAGGTGAAACATATATTTAAACTTTCAAGTTCATAATGTGTTGTCCGCACATGGGAAACAGTTTCCCTTAGAAGGACAAAATGGAAGCCTTCGTATTATCTGTGTTCCACTAACCGTTTGTAAATAATCCAGTTGTGTTGCAGTACGTTGTGGCCTGGTTTGAAGTTAGTCATGATACAGCAATCAATGGCACAGATACATCTATTAATAAACAACTGGCCACATAACTATCTTTGTGCTAGTATTATATTTTGTAGAACACAGTATATTgtactttaattacattatgAAATAGTTGTCACttcagagcagcagcagaatAGATGGAGCAGTGAAAGCCTGGTCATAAAAAGGAATAATATATACATGTAATAATATATTACATGGTGGTGAATCTTGGTTAAAGTTTGAATACCTCTGTATTAAACTATTTAATCTTTATTGTCAAAGAATATGTTATGAGTTTATGAAGATAGATATTATATACTACTTGTACCAATTAGGGTTGGGTAGATAGATGATGCCATCGTCCATCCCAATGTTTCAATGTAGACATCACCTAACCCTAGTACCAATGTGGTAATAGTTTCAAAATCAAGTTGCTTTGTGAAAAATATTTGGAAGAGACAGCATTAGGTATCTGCTAGCAGGTCATTAGATTTTCTTATTACTAGAcctcaaatttgttttttttagatttgatGTGGAGAATGTTTGTGTACATatcattttatatatacacatcggACACTGATTTCATCAAAATAactgtcttgtctttttctaAAATCAGGTTGTTCAGAAGTATGAAGCTCAAACAGAACTTGAGAGATCTACAATGGCAGTGTTTGTCTTCAGGGAAGATGAGGATCCTCTCCAGCCACCACATGACATTGGGATTGTCATTGAAGGTGTGCAGGTCCTTCATGAGTTGCCATCAGTCCCACATGCATGTGCCATGTTGTTTGGCCTCATCTATGCTCTGAACTTGAGCTATCCAAGTGAGCACAAATACACGTTTGATGCACTGCAGAAAATATTTATGGAGATATTACCAAAGAAGTTAGTTAGATAGCTTGATAGATAGTTTGTTCTCTATTGATTTTCCATTTGTAAGGGTAAGGGGGGTGATACACACATCCTGGGTATTTTGTCAAGGATAGCCAGGTTATAGGAATGTTAAACTATATTATTTCACATAGCCTATCTGAGGTCATAATGTAGAGTTGTCAAAACCTTTTTGTAATACCACATTAATGTGGATAAATGTTacaaaaatgttgacttttCTTTTGATATGGTTGAAAGTAATGTGACATTCATACGTCCTGGAAAGTCAAAGGATAGCCAAATATTAAGACTGTTAGGACTATTTTTATACTGCTTAATggttattacattacatgtcaagTTTTAAAGTATGAGTCTAtaaaacagttttacattattgtGGTAAAAGTTACAGAAAGGTTGCATACGTTTTTGTATTGAAAAAATcatgatttcttttattttatacttgtctttgtttttctcaagaGTTGATGTGTTAACAGCATACCAGCTGGCAgcaaaatgtaattcttttcaaaacaacaaagaaggTGATGCACATTTTAACAGTGACATCACAATAAACATTATGGTCTTTTGAAGAGAATATTCCtgtctttatttattgtaaGTCAACTAACATTTACTGACAAAAGGTTTTTGGTTTTATCTTAAGTAAAAATCCTTCTTTTGCCTTAAAGCTAATTTAGTTTTGGGTCGTGGTAAAAGTTAAATAGTAACAAAGCAAAGAATTGTGATATTGGCATTATTTAACATCAAGTTAAGTTTATTCTTGTGCTAAAGAAAATATATTGATTATggtacaattaaaaaaatatagtttgCACTGAATAAGAAATTTAACTAGAGTAAAGTTAATAAAATTGCTTTTAACAAAATTATAGTTTTAATTTTGATTAGTTTAGTCCAAAGTAAAATTAAACTTGGAAGTTATATTAAAAAGTAAGTTTtgccaaacaaagattttaagGTGgatcaaagttaaaaaaaaaagacatttttttcttggccaaaagaaatattttaattgatagtaaataaaaaaaattaagtttcaactaaattaaaaaatacagtttgagtaaaattaataaatttagCTGTAACAAATCACAGCAATTTTTTTAGGTTGGTTCAaagtatcatttttttcagtgtagaGATAATCCTTGGTTTACACCAGATTTGGCAAATGCTTTACATGAGAGGAACTTAGCCTGGGCGAAAGCAAGAAAAACTGGTTTAAAATGCGATTGGGATAATTTCagaaaattaagaaataaaagtTCCTCACAAATTAAAAATGCCAAGTCTGAATTCTACTTGGCAATTACAACTGATAGTCTTAATGACCCTAAAAGATTttggaaaacaataaaatctctCACTGTAGAAAATAACTCACAGGTCTTGCCAAATTACATTGTCCATAACTCATCAAATATTTATGACAAAGTTGAAATGGCAAATTGTTTCaatcaacattttatttcatctaCGCCCTCCATGAACTCAAGCAGCACTGGTACTGTTCCGGAACAACCCTCTGATGCATCAACATTTGGTTCCAGCCTTTTACTTTGTGTCAAGTCCGCAAAGCATTGCAATCATTGGATGCACGTAAACCACAAGGACCTGACTTAATTGATCCCTACTTTCTAAAAATTGCAGTTGATTTAATAGCAAAACCTCTGACTGATATTTTTAACTTAAGTCTGACCTCTATGCAAATTCCTAAAATTTGGAAATCGGCTTTTGTCACACCGTTATTCAAAGGTGGTGACCCAAAAATTTTAAATAACTACAGGCCAATTTCAAAACTTTGCATCTTATCAAAAATTTTGGAATCTTTAATAAATGAACAGTTGAAAGAATTTTTGTATTCCAACAACATTTTATGTAAATTCCAGTCAGGTTTTAGGAAAGGTCATAGTACCATAACAGCAACACTGAAGGTGATCAACGACATCTCGACAGCTCTTGATAATAAGCAACATTGTGCAGCGCTTTTtgttgatttgtcaaaagcCTTTGACTCTGTAAATCATATTTTACTCAAAGAGAGACTGATCAATATTGGATTATCTAAAAAGGCAGTTGGATGGATCTGTAATTATCTCACTGACAGGTCCCAGTGTGTTAAATCAGATAATATTTGTTCTAATATTCTTTCCTTAACTAAAGGAGTGCCCCAAGGCTCTGTTTTGGGGCCACTTTTATTTACTATCTATGTGAACAATGTTGGTCAGGGTCTTATGGACACCAATTACCATTTTTATGCTGATGATATGGTTATCTACAGCTTTGCAAAAACTTGTAGCTGCAACATTTACACCCATTCTGGATTATGGtgacctcatttatatgaatgcCCCAACCCAAGTATTGAAACTACTGGACTCTGTTTATCATGCCGCATTGAGGTTTATCACAAACTGTAAGCCTCGCACACACCACTGCGAACTTTACACACGTGTGGGCTGGCCAGCGTTGGAGAATCGTAGACTCAGTCATTGGTATATGTTCATTTATAAGGGTATTCTGCGTCTGCTCCCCTCATATCTGTGTGAGTATATTCAACCAAAAGCGGATAGACTGTATTCTTTACGCTCACAAGACTTCCTGCTACTGTCTGTACCAAGTGTCCGCACAGAAGTTGGTAAGATGGCATTTCACTATTCTGCCCCCACAACGtggaacaatttacaaaagttcTGGAAATTGAAGGAAGTGGTTGCAATCGGTCAGTTTAAACTATTGCTCAAAGGTTTGGAAATTAAATCTatggtctgtaaatgttttaaatagtttttaggaaattgttatgaaattgtctgtaatgtatggaattgttgttgtgatctgtgcagctgtcttggccaggactcccttgaaaaagagattagtaatctcaatgggattttcctggttaaataaaggttaaataaaaaaataaaataaaatgtccgACCAGGGACTGGAGAACGTGTGTGTATGATTCATGCAATTCTTTCCGGTTAAATCCTCTTGATTCTTGCATTTGTTCATGGAGGCAAAGTACATCTCTTGTAcatttatggtcttttttgtctttatttgactaatgttcttgttgttattattattactgttattttgttgtctttatactgtcttttttatctatttttttcttgctaaaacttcTGCtcgaattttcaatttcctcgagGGAATCATCCCAAacggatcaataaagagaagtctaagtctaagtctaagtctaatctCACGCAAGTGTTTGGTGTCTTGTCCATGCTGTTGACCAAGAACAAGTCGTCTTAACAGAGCTGAACTATTAGAGAATGGAGAGCCAGAGAGACCAAAATGGATGATGTTCTGAATAAATTATGAGAACATCTTGTCCTGTCAGATGCATGGGATGTATGTGGTCCGTTTTATAAGAAGATGACCTATGGTGATTGAGTAGGAGCCCACTTTCTCAatgtataaaacaaacaaatgctgAGATAGCCTTCAGTTGCTATCTGTAGACTAACTCTAGTGTTTTTTCCTAAAGATTGTATTGCACCATCTTGGTCTCCATGAAAATACCTTGATTTGTAAAATTGGCACCCAAGAAGCCTACagcagttagttagttagttagttagttagcagTTAGCACTGCGAGTGGTCACTACTGTATGTCACCTACCTTTTAGAATTCAATATTTTGTGTAGATGTGCGGTTTAATTGATAGGGTGGGACTAGGTCGTAGGCTTTTTGTTCCTCCTTGTCCTAAGTGTGGCCATTCAAAACAAGCTATAAACACCTTTGCTTTTAGATATGGT
This genomic stretch from Etheostoma spectabile isolate EspeVRDwgs_2016 chromosome 8, UIUC_Espe_1.0, whole genome shotgun sequence harbors:
- the LOC116694379 gene encoding uncharacterized protein LOC116694379 translates to MAVKRPAKLQVILNPDDTRKLILPDGIPESMEQLMDEVRKVCGLSGNLRLQYQDRDLLVNRDALVNLTSTAEGEANHIPDIPTGETPEKLENERLSLLTEAKKCNNRAVIKAKMDKTFSLRREDILAKESEVEELKERWPALFTMDEINAEFMRITTVPLQPRFLASQHHSKLIEIIRNKGGVVREKTRNTLNVLDQSLDVNQKRECLLKCLIVYLGEDVDKLIKEYRVVQKYEAQTELERSTMAVFVFREDEDPLQPPHDIGIVIEGVQVLHELPSVPHACAMLFGLIYALNLSYPSEHKYTFDALQKIFMEILPKKLVR